The stretch of DNA GCAAGGAGGTGCGCGTGATAGGCGGCCGCGAGATGTTGCTGGAGACCGCGCTGCGCGCCGACTTCGCGCTCATCAAGGCGCATCGCGCCGACCTCATGGGCAACCTCGTCTACAGGAAGAGCGCGCGCAACTTCAATCCCCTCATGGCCATGGCGGCCGACGTCACCATAGCCGAGGCCGAGCTGATCGAAGAGACCGGCGACATAGATCCCGATCACGTCATGACGCCCGCCATATTCGTCGATAGGGTCGTGGCGGTTCCGAAGAGGAGTGGCAGATGACAAAGCAGCCGCTCGCCAGGGAGCAGATGGCGACCAGGGTGGCCATGGAGCTCGCCGACGGGTTCTACGTGAACCTCGGCATCGGCATGCCCATGCTCGTGGCCACGCATATCCCGGCCGGCCGCACCGTCTATTTTCAGTCCGAGAACGGGGTGCTGGGCTGCGGTCCGCACGCGAAACCTGGCGAGGAGGACACGGATCTCTCCAACGCCGGCGACGAGAACATCACCGTCATACCGGGTGCGGCCTTTTTCGACAGCGGGCTTTCCTTCGACATGATCAGGGGGGGGCACTTGGACGTGACGGTGCTCGGAGGCTTCCAGGTCTCTGAGAAGGGCGATCTGGCCAACTGGAAGCTGCCCACGAGGAAGGTCGGCAGTTACGGTGGGGCCATGGACCTGGCCACAGGTGCAAAGAAGGTGATCGTGCTCATGCAGCACGTGACCAGGGATGGCGAGGCCCGGATTGTGAAGGAGTGCACCTACCCCCTGACCTGCAAGAGCTGTGTGGACATGGTCGTGACCGACCTCGCGGTCATCGACGTCACCCCAAAGGGGCTTCTCCTTCGCGAGCTGGCCCCCGGCTGGACAGCGGATGATGTCCAGAAATTGACGGGACCTAAGTTAATTATAGATAAAGTTCAAGCATATAGACTGCACATTTAAAGTTAAACAAAAGCTTTATGTGGTGATATTGAGGTAGTGTATGGCCGAAGACTCCAGCCAGGAAAAAACCGAAGATGCGACCCCGAAGCGGCTGCGGGACGCGCGAAAGAAGGGGCAGGTAGCGCGCTCCCGCGACCTCAACACCATCGTCATACTGATCGTCGCCTTTGCCCTCATCATATTTATGCGCGGTTTCATGGGCGAGGAGCTCAAGACCCTTCTCCAGGCCAACATCGATATCGTCTCCAGGGGCGAGCTCACGTTCGAGGCCATGGCGATCGAGGCCCAGCGCAATTTCATGACCTTTGTGAAGATCATGGGGCCGTTTTTGGCGGTGGTCACCTTTGTGGCCGTGGGGGTGAGCTTTCTGCAGACGGGCGCTATTTTCTCCGGCGAGCCGATGAAGCCGCAGATGAAACGGCTCAACGCGGTGGAGAATCTCAAAAACATGTTCAAGGTGAAGACCTTGATCGAGCTCGTGAAGAACATCGCCAAGATCACCCTGATCTTCTTCCTGGCCTATCTTGTGGTCGCAGACAGCCTCAGGGAGGTAGTCTCCACGGTCGGCGCGGATCCGGATCAGTCCGCGAAGATGGCCGCAGGTCTCGTGGTCAAATTCCTTATCAAGGTCTTCGTGGTCTTCATCATCATCGCGTTCATCGACTTCGCGGTCCAGCGCTGGGAATATAGAAAGCAGCTGAAGATGTCCAAGGAGGAGGTCAAGCGCGAGTACAAGCAGGACGAGGGAGATCCGCTTATCAAGAGCATGCGTCGGCATTTGCACCAGGAGCTGGCCATGGGCGATACCCGCCAGGCGGTAAAATCGGCCGATGCAGTCATCACGAACCCCACTGAGCTCGCCGTTGCGG from bacterium encodes:
- a CDS encoding 3-oxoacid CoA-transferase subunit B — protein: MTKQPLAREQMATRVAMELADGFYVNLGIGMPMLVATHIPAGRTVYFQSENGVLGCGPHAKPGEEDTDLSNAGDENITVIPGAAFFDSGLSFDMIRGGHLDVTVLGGFQVSEKGDLANWKLPTRKVGSYGGAMDLATGAKKVIVLMQHVTRDGEARIVKECTYPLTCKSCVDMVVTDLAVIDVTPKGLLLRELAPGWTADDVQKLTGPKLIIDKVQAYRLHI
- a CDS encoding EscU/YscU/HrcU family type III secretion system export apparatus switch protein, which gives rise to MAEDSSQEKTEDATPKRLRDARKKGQVARSRDLNTIVILIVAFALIIFMRGFMGEELKTLLQANIDIVSRGELTFEAMAIEAQRNFMTFVKIMGPFLAVVTFVAVGVSFLQTGAIFSGEPMKPQMKRLNAVENLKNMFKVKTLIELVKNIAKITLIFFLAYLVVADSLREVVSTVGADPDQSAKMAAGLVVKFLIKVFVVFIIIAFIDFAVQRWEYRKQLKMSKEEVKREYKQDEGDPLIKSMRRHLHQELAMGDTRQAVKSADAVITNPTELAVAVKYDDKEMVAPQVMAKGQRLFAQSIRELAVEFGIPIVQNPPLAWTLIELDVGDEIPEELYAAVAEVLVYVYKMKQQQEEGMDKA